The Deinococcota bacterium genome contains a region encoding:
- the clpS gene encoding ATP-dependent Clp protease adapter ClpS → MTRPAGDTLTRSKTETKTKTPPMYRVLLLNDDYTPMDFVVEVLVRYFRKTGEEATRIMLSVHQQGAGVCGVYAFEIAETKVAQVTRAARGAGYPLRCTLEPE, encoded by the coding sequence ATGACCAGGCCCGCCGGCGACACCCTGACCCGGTCCAAGACCGAGACCAAGACCAAGACGCCGCCCATGTACCGGGTCCTGCTTTTAAACGACGACTACACGCCGATGGACTTCGTGGTCGAGGTGCTGGTGCGCTACTTCCGCAAGACCGGCGAGGAGGCCACGCGCATCATGCTGAGCGTGCATCAGCAGGGCGCGGGCGTCTGCGGGGTCTACGCCTTCGAGATCGCCGAGACCAAGGTCGCGCAGGTGACGCGCGCCGCCCGCGGGGCCGGCTATCCGCTGCGCTGCACGCTGGAGCCCGAGTGA